A stretch of Spirochaetota bacterium DNA encodes these proteins:
- a CDS encoding Zn-ribbon domain-containing OB-fold protein has protein sequence MENIEYIIIESGKAVQPFNYSVGMYGSKFFYELKNNRKFLGVQCPKCKKVYVPPRRVCGDCFVEMKEFVEVGPKGTIGTFTILRFAFIDPETGTQKPIPYGYGFIKLDGADTLFQHYIDVHDESKVKIGARVEPVFSDEKKGTIKDILYFRVID, from the coding sequence ATGGAAAACATTGAATATATAATTATTGAATCGGGGAAAGCTGTACAACCGTTTAATTATTCAGTTGGAATGTATGGAAGCAAATTTTTTTATGAGCTGAAGAATAATAGAAAATTTTTAGGAGTGCAATGCCCAAAGTGTAAAAAAGTCTATGTGCCACCCAGAAGAGTGTGCGGTGACTGCTTTGTTGAGATGAAAGAATTTGTTGAAGTTGGACCAAAAGGGACAATAGGGACATTTACTATTTTACGATTTGCATTTATTGATCCTGAAACGGGAACACAAAAACCCATCCCTTACGGCTATGGATTTATAAAGTTAGATGGTGCTGATACATTATTTCAGCACTATATTGATGTTCATGATGAATCAAAAGTAAAAATTGGTGCACGGGTTGAACCTGTATTTTCAGATGAAAAGAAAGGCACCATTAAAGATATACTGTATTTCAGGGTCATTGATTGA
- a CDS encoding thiolase family protein yields the protein MAKRRVAIVGTGQTHHKSHRPDVSGRELIYEAVTRALEDADLSIKNIDAIIIGNMDHFEGINYVDCWSIDGSGGYHKPVIKLTTGGTTGSTLAIGGYHFVASGMFDKVLIIGWEKNSESDTTGAITTAFDPVWDRLVFAGAISGLAVEAQSYMAKYGATDRDGARVSVRDRKHACNNPYAQLRKEVTLEEVLASPMLADPIHLLDVCPRTDGACAVIMASEDYAEKITSTPDWIWATANRHKYTYLGDVNWGELDSMAEASRDLFKKCGITEPRKQIDVIEMYQPYSFAGIIWIEDMGIVPRGKGAEYIWSGATDMGGELPINPSGGVIACNPIGATGLIRCAEAALQVMGKAEARQVPDVNFAVSTGFGGCMWTDMLLHGKKKPNL from the coding sequence ATGGCAAAGCGAAGAGTTGCAATTGTTGGAACCGGTCAGACTCATCATAAAAGCCACAGACCTGATGTTAGTGGCCGGGAATTAATATATGAAGCGGTTACTAGAGCACTGGAGGATGCTGATCTATCCATAAAAAATATCGATGCCATTATCATTGGCAACATGGACCATTTTGAAGGTATCAATTACGTTGATTGCTGGAGTATCGATGGTTCGGGTGGATATCATAAACCGGTTATAAAATTAACTACTGGCGGGACAACGGGTAGTACTCTGGCAATAGGTGGATACCATTTTGTTGCATCAGGAATGTTTGATAAGGTTTTAATCATTGGATGGGAAAAAAATTCTGAGTCAGATACTACAGGGGCTATCACCACTGCATTTGACCCGGTATGGGACAGGTTAGTTTTTGCAGGAGCTATCTCCGGACTTGCCGTTGAGGCACAAAGTTACATGGCAAAATATGGAGCTACTGATAGGGATGGAGCGCGGGTTTCAGTGCGCGACCGCAAGCATGCCTGCAACAATCCGTATGCCCAACTTAGAAAAGAGGTCACACTGGAAGAGGTTTTAGCATCACCAATGCTTGCTGACCCCATTCATCTTCTTGATGTATGTCCCCGTACTGATGGTGCATGCGCAGTGATTATGGCAAGCGAAGATTATGCAGAAAAGATAACATCCACACCCGACTGGATATGGGCAACGGCAAACAGGCATAAATACACATATTTAGGCGATGTAAACTGGGGTGAGCTTGACAGTATGGCTGAAGCTTCACGGGATTTGTTCAAAAAGTGTGGTATTACTGAACCACGAAAACAAATTGATGTCATAGAGATGTATCAGCCGTATTCGTTTGCTGGCATAATCTGGATTGAGGATATGGGAATTGTTCCACGCGGTAAGGGAGCAGAATACATATGGAGCGGTGCAACCGATATGGGAGGTGAGCTTCCTATTAATCCCTCGGGTGGGGTTATTGCGTGTAATCCTATTGGTGCCACTGGTTTAATACGCTGCGCAGAAGCTGCATTGCAGGTTATGGGCAAGGCAGAAGCACGGCAGGTGCCCGATGTCAACTTTGCTGTAAGTACAGGTTTTGGTGGCTGTATGTGGACAGATATGTTACTTCATGGCAAAAAGAAACCCAATCTGTAG
- a CDS encoding thiolase family protein: MEAAIIGVGMTTIEKNKVGETYADLAWEAVNKALHDAGIGIDDIDNVITTSSDFWDGRTISCMAVGDASGVRYKNCSAVEGDGTFGAAYALARTLSGDYKTTLVTAHSKGSESISSIITNAAFDPIYERSLGMDMISACAMQAQAYMHATGTTSEQLALVSCKNHKNAKDNPYAQLPMDITVNDVLSSEMIADPLHKLDCSPVSDGCCAIIIANADFVKKVKAKPVWIKGVAFCSDAYFMGDRDLSKAKALEEAAKKAYSMAGITNPQKEINVAELYDAFTYQELMWLEGLGLAEYGKAGTLLEKGIFDRDGKLPVNPSGGLLSGHPVIAAGLYRIAEVVLQLRGEAGGRQVNAKRGVAHGVNGLCGQSHCVWVLDKEK, translated from the coding sequence ATGGAAGCTGCAATAATTGGTGTTGGTATGACCACAATAGAAAAAAATAAGGTTGGTGAAACATATGCTGACCTGGCCTGGGAAGCCGTTAACAAAGCATTACATGATGCCGGCATTGGAATTGATGATATTGATAATGTTATCACTACATCAAGTGATTTCTGGGATGGAAGGACAATATCATGTATGGCGGTTGGTGATGCAAGTGGTGTTAGATATAAAAACTGCTCGGCAGTAGAAGGCGATGGAACATTTGGAGCCGCATATGCACTGGCACGTACATTGAGTGGTGATTATAAAACAACGCTGGTAACTGCACACAGCAAAGGTTCTGAAAGCATTTCAAGCATCATTACTAATGCAGCATTTGATCCAATATATGAACGTAGCCTTGGGATGGATATGATCTCGGCTTGTGCAATGCAAGCACAGGCATATATGCATGCCACCGGAACAACTTCAGAACAGCTTGCTCTGGTTTCATGCAAAAATCATAAAAATGCAAAGGATAATCCCTATGCACAGTTGCCAATGGATATCACGGTAAATGATGTGTTGAGTTCGGAAATGATAGCTGATCCTTTGCATAAATTAGATTGCTCGCCGGTTTCCGATGGATGCTGTGCAATCATTATAGCCAATGCTGATTTTGTGAAAAAGGTTAAAGCTAAGCCAGTATGGATTAAGGGTGTTGCATTTTGCTCTGATGCATATTTTATGGGCGATAGAGATTTATCAAAAGCTAAAGCCCTGGAAGAAGCTGCAAAGAAAGCGTATTCAATGGCTGGTATAACAAATCCGCAGAAAGAAATTAATGTGGCTGAACTATATGATGCTTTTACCTATCAGGAACTTATGTGGCTTGAAGGGTTGGGATTGGCAGAATATGGCAAAGCAGGTACATTGCTTGAAAAAGGCATATTTGACCGAGATGGAAAGCTGCCGGTGAATCCATCAGGTGGATTGTTAAGTGGCCATCCGGTGATAGCAGCAGGTTTGTACCGAATTGCTGAGGTTGTACTGCAATTGCGTGGTGAAGCAGGTGGGCGGCAGGTTAACGCAAAACGGGGTGTTGCCCATGGTGTCAATGGATTATGTGGACAATCCCATTGCGTATGGGTTCTTGATAAAGAAAAATAG
- a CDS encoding Zn-ribbon domain-containing OB-fold protein, which yields MKRLIRTGISLEDKEIVMEDIFNGIEPQVYKSQISVPYQWWAGETASKFFITLRDEKKILGTECPQCGKVFCPPKKTCPFCYVDTKNWKEVGPKGKVITYTVVYRKLAALKKNVPVAYGLIQLAGSDNAMLHYIEGIEPEKISIGMEVEAVFSDEKNASIHAISHFRPVK from the coding sequence GTGAAGAGGTTGATCCGCACCGGTATATCATTGGAAGATAAGGAGATAGTTATGGAAGATATCTTTAATGGAATTGAACCACAGGTGTATAAAAGTCAAATTAGTGTTCCGTATCAATGGTGGGCAGGGGAAACAGCATCAAAATTTTTCATAACCCTCCGTGATGAGAAAAAAATACTGGGGACTGAGTGCCCTCAGTGTGGCAAGGTATTCTGCCCTCCAAAGAAAACATGCCCATTTTGCTATGTAGATACAAAAAACTGGAAAGAGGTTGGGCCAAAAGGGAAAGTGATTACCTATACCGTTGTTTACAGGAAACTTGCAGCATTAAAGAAAAATGTGCCTGTTGCCTATGGGCTCATACAGCTTGCAGGTTCAGACAATGCAATGTTGCATTATATTGAAGGAATTGAACCTGAAAAGATTTCAATAGGAATGGAAGTAGAAGCTGTCTTTTCTGATGAAAAGAATGCTTCTATACATGCCATTTCTCACTTCAGGCCGGTAAAATAG